One region of Flavobacterium pisciphilum genomic DNA includes:
- a CDS encoding dipeptidyl peptidase 3, which yields MKLLKAAGIFMTVGISVICNAQVASTSTLKTNIDKPFDFTVEQFADIKVLRYQIPGWENLTLKEQELVYYLTQAGTAGRDIMWDQNYKNNLKIRKALEQIYVSYKGDKKSSDWKNFEIYLKRVWFSNGIHHHYSNEKIKPDFSKAYFEGLLKVTKTKLAADVTAILFNNIDSKKVNLDESKGLLAGSAINFYDKGITLEEAENFYKKQTSPDPKKPISYGLNSKLVKNSKGQLEEKVWKSGGMYGAAIDKIIFWLEKAKTVAENKKQGDAIGLLIEYYRTGSLKTWDDYNIAWLHATEGNIDYISGFIEVYNDPLGYRGSYEGVVQIKDFDMSAKMEVISKSAQWFEDNSPLMADHKKKNVVGVSYKTVIVAGESGDASPSTPIGVNLPNADWIRAEHGSKSVSLGNIIDAYSQSSGSGKLQEFANDEEEIALAKKYGELGDKLHTALHEVVGHASGQINEGVGTPKETLKSYASTLEEGRADLVGLFYLYNPKLQELGLVDDWKKVGMESYDSYIRNGLMTQLVRLDLGANIEEAHMRNRQWVSAWVYEKGKKDNVIEKITRNGKTYFNITDYDKLHDLFGQLLREVQRIKSEGDYNAGKALVENYGVKVDQKLHAEVLERNKQFPSAPYSGFVNPVLEPKLDAKGKIISIEVKQPKTFAEQMLNYSKNFGFLPLEN from the coding sequence ATGAAATTACTTAAAGCTGCAGGAATTTTTATGACTGTTGGTATTTCGGTTATTTGTAACGCTCAGGTTGCTAGTACATCTACACTGAAAACAAACATCGATAAGCCTTTTGATTTTACAGTAGAGCAATTTGCCGACATTAAAGTATTACGTTATCAAATACCAGGTTGGGAAAATTTAACACTGAAAGAACAAGAATTAGTATATTATCTTACGCAGGCAGGAACTGCTGGTCGTGATATAATGTGGGATCAGAACTACAAGAATAATTTAAAAATCAGAAAAGCACTTGAGCAGATTTATGTAAGTTATAAAGGGGATAAAAAGAGTTCTGACTGGAAAAATTTTGAAATTTATCTTAAGCGTGTTTGGTTTTCTAATGGTATTCACCATCATTATTCTAATGAGAAGATCAAACCTGATTTTTCAAAAGCATACTTTGAAGGTTTGTTAAAAGTTACTAAAACTAAATTAGCAGCAGATGTTACAGCTATTTTGTTTAATAATATAGATAGCAAAAAAGTAAATTTGGATGAATCTAAAGGATTGTTAGCAGGTTCAGCTATTAATTTTTATGATAAAGGAATAACATTAGAAGAGGCTGAAAATTTTTATAAAAAGCAAACAAGCCCAGATCCAAAGAAACCTATCTCTTATGGATTGAATTCTAAATTGGTTAAAAACTCAAAAGGACAATTAGAAGAAAAAGTTTGGAAAAGCGGTGGAATGTATGGAGCTGCTATTGATAAAATTATCTTTTGGTTAGAAAAAGCTAAAACAGTAGCCGAAAATAAAAAACAAGGTGATGCTATAGGATTACTAATTGAATATTATAGAACAGGAAGTTTAAAAACTTGGGATGATTATAATATTGCTTGGTTGCATGCTACAGAAGGTAATATTGATTACATAAGTGGTTTTATCGAAGTATATAATGATCCATTAGGATATAGAGGTTCTTATGAAGGAGTTGTGCAAATCAAAGATTTTGATATGTCGGCTAAAATGGAAGTGATCTCAAAAAGTGCACAATGGTTTGAAGATAATTCACCATTAATGGCAGATCATAAAAAGAAAAATGTTGTTGGGGTTTCATACAAAACTGTAATCGTAGCAGGAGAGTCTGGAGATGCTTCACCTAGTACACCAATTGGTGTAAATCTTCCTAATGCTGATTGGATTCGTGCAGAGCATGGTTCAAAATCAGTTTCATTAGGTAATATTATCGATGCTTACTCGCAATCATCAGGAAGTGGTAAATTACAAGAATTTGCTAATGATGAAGAAGAAATTGCATTGGCAAAAAAATATGGAGAACTTGGAGATAAATTACATACTGCTTTACACGAAGTTGTAGGTCATGCTTCAGGGCAAATAAATGAAGGCGTTGGAACTCCAAAAGAAACATTAAAAAGTTATGCTTCGACTCTTGAAGAAGGCAGAGCTGATTTAGTAGGTTTATTTTATTTATACAATCCGAAATTACAAGAACTTGGATTGGTTGATGATTGGAAAAAAGTTGGAATGGAATCGTATGATAGTTATATCCGTAATGGTTTAATGACTCAATTGGTTCGTTTGGACTTAGGTGCTAACATCGAAGAGGCTCACATGAGAAACCGTCAATGGGTAAGTGCTTGGGTTTATGAAAAAGGGAAGAAAGATAATGTAATTGAGAAAATTACTCGTAATGGTAAAACTTATTTCAATATTACTGATTACGATAAATTACATGATTTATTCGGACAATTATTGCGTGAAGTACAACGTATAAAATCTGAGGGAGATTATAATGCTGGAAAAGCTTTGGTAGAAAATTATGGTGTAAAAGTAGACCAGAAATTACATGCTGAGGTTTTAGAGCGTAACAAGCAATTCCCATCAGCGCCATATAGCGGATTTGTGAATCCTGTTTTGGAGCCTAAGTTAGATGCAAAAGGAAAGATTATTTCTATTGAAGTGAAACAACCTAAAACATTTGCAGAACAAATGTTGAACTACTCTAAAAACTTTGGTTTCTTGCCTTTAGAGAACTAA